A part of Fusarium graminearum PH-1 chromosome 3, whole genome shotgun sequence genomic DNA contains:
- a CDS encoding glutaryl-CoA dehydrogenase: MFRPILRQCAQRAATPLRPCVTRTFASASGPSFNWEDPLASNNLLTEEERAIGDTAERYCQEQLLPRVLKAYRDESYDPKILEEMGELGLLGATIEGYDCAGASSVAGGLITRAVERVDSGYRSGMSVQSSLVMGGIYEHGSAEQKEKFLPKMAKGKMLGAFGLTEPNHGSDPGSMETVAKPHPTKKGYYSLSGAKTWITNSPIADVLMVWAKLQETGKIRGFLVERKDCPPGTLETPAIKDKNGLRASITGMIQLDNCPVPENNMFPEVEGLRGPFSCLNNARYGIAMGVMGALEDCLARARTYSLERKQFKGNPLARYQLVQKKLADASTDAAYGTLAAIQVGRLKDEGKATPEMISMVKRQNCDTALRNARLLQEIFGGNAASDEYMIGRHVANLFVTQTYEGQSDIHSLILGRAITGIQAFV, encoded by the exons ATGTTTCGCCCTATCCTTAGACAATGCGCTCAAAGAGCCGCCACTCCTCTGCGGCCATGCGTTACACGAACATTTGCCTCGGCATCAGGACCGAGCTTTAACTGGGAGGATCCCTTGGCCTCTAATAACCTCTTGACTGAGGAGGAACGGGCAATTGGAGATACTGCAGAGAGATACTGTCAGGAACAATTATTACCCCGCGTTCTGA AGGCCTACCGCGACGAATCCTACGATCCCAAGATTCTCGAGGAGATGGGTGAGCTTGGACTGTTGGGTGCCACAATCGAGGGTTATGATTGTGCAGGCGCTTCTtctgttgctggtggtctgATCACCAGAGCCGTGGAGAGAGTCGATAGCGGCTACCGATCTGGCATGTCCGTTCAGTCTTCATTGGTGATGGGTGGTATATATGAGCATGGATCTGCCGAGCAGAAGGAAAAGTTTCTCCCTAAAAtggccaagggcaagatgCTCGGTGCCTTTGGGCTAACAGAACCCAACCACGGCAGTGACCCTGGAAGCATGGAGACAGTGGCCAAGCCGCATCCGACCAAGAAGGGTTACTACTCTCTAAGCGGCGCAAAGACATGGATCACAAACAGTCCCATTGCTGATGTGTTGATGGTGTGGGCCAAGCTACAAGAGACTGGCAAGATTCGGGGTTTCCTAGTAGAGCGCAAGGACTGCCCACCAGGTACCCTTGAGACCCCGGCCATCAAGGATAAGAATGGTCTTCGTGCTTCCATCACGGGCATGATTCAACTCGATAACTGCCCCGTACCAGAAAACAACATGTTTCCCGAAGTTGAGGGTCTCAGGGGTCCCTTCAGTTGCTTGAATAATGCTCGATATGGCATTGCAATGGGTGTCATGGGTGCTCTGGAGGACTGTCTCGCCCGCGCTCGAACATATTCTCTTGAACGAAAGCAATTTAAGGGCAACCCTCTTGCTAGGTACCAGCTTgtgcagaagaagctcgccgaCGCATCAACAGACGCCGCCTACGGCACACTCGCGGCCATCCAGGTTGGGCGTCTCAAAGATGAGGGCAAGGCGACGCCCGAGATGATCAGCATGGTGAAGCGACAGAACTGCGATACTGCTCTGCGAAACGCACGTCTCCTCCAGGAGATCTTTGGAGGTAATGCGGCGAGCGATGAGTACATGATCGGTCGCCATGTGGCAAACCTGTTTGTGACTCAGACATACGAGGGCCAGAGCGACATTCACA GTCTTATTCTTGGCCGAGCCATTACTGGTATCCAAGCGTTTGTGTAA